The DNA window caaaaaaaaaaaaaaaaacaagagactCCCTTCTTGTTTGCAGGGATAACGACCAACgttatttttgcaatattttcaCTATTTCCTCGACGTTTTACACATGAGCGAGATACGAATCGCACCAATTAGACTCGCGCGCAATGATATAATCCTCACGCGTATATACCGCGAGTGTTCGGCGGGAAATGATGGCTGGCGAAGATTACGCACTTGGACACTCCACACACACTCTTTGCTTTTACACATCCACTCAACCCTCACTGTTTTCTGCTCATcctctcccccctctctctctctctcttccagcaGTTTAAAACTCAGATGGGACTTCAGCAAAGACACAAACGGGACAGAAAACAGTCCTTCTTTTTGTATTCTAACAAATGGTGGGGGAGATGGGTTACCAATAGTTGATAATTTCTCTCTGATGTAAGGATCTCTTCATTGTAAATACTTAGTAGGATATGCCATCCACAGGGTCCTAAAGGTAGCATTTACTTAAAACATATATTGAAGCTTCTATTTAGGGTGATGGTCAATATAATGCATTATCTAGATTCAACAAGAATATCATGCTGATACATCAATTATAGCtgcattttttttccataaaaaaacGTCTGATGTATAATTTCACATAATATATTTCcctaatacaattaattatatcAACTAACTAAAATgatcaatattaatattagtaataatatttaaaaaattaaaagtaatttatttacttaaattacTATATTTACTAAGAAAAAAGtttgttatgtttaaaataaaagcaaatcaaaatcaaataattGAAGTTTCATTTAACACAAATCAGATCATCTCACAtatcagaaataaatgtaaaaataccttTATAGTTATACTGAGAGGAGCATGGCTTGGAAATGTTGTACATTTTAGCTATCAAAGTGACCGGGCAATGTCTACAAAACAGAATAAAGTCACATCAATTAACTGTTAGAAACAATAAAGCAAAGCCATCACTGTTTGGAAAAGTTAAAGTGACTTTGATGCATTGcaaaaacacaaattattttCAGGATAATGTTCCAGCCTATAAACAAGTGTACAAAGCCAAAgtgtgtcttgtttttttttttttttttttttttgcaagcaacAGCTTAATTTCCACCAGTAGCTAAGTTCATGTATCCTATCGGTATGCCATTAATTAATGACACTTAAAATATGGAAAGCATAATATTTATGAAGATACCAATACCATGAAGTGTGAATACTTCATAAACTAGGGTTGCAACTCTACTGGTTCGTTATTGAGCAGTGAGGGCTAAATACGTATAAAGAAAGAGCTAGTGATAATCATTCATCTCATAAAGAGGCAAGGAGTTCAAGATCTGCTCATTTATGTAATTGCTGTCAGAAATCCTTTTTATGGAGAACCAATAAACTAGAATAGTGCGTGACATCATACACTCAAAGCATACTAGAGATTAAAgtaaagaaacattatttttttgcatcttaCAAAAATAGTTTTACACCAGCAAGGTCCATTGCCAAAGCCATAAACAAAAAGAGACACATGTGCGCAAAAGCGCATGGTAGATTTTACGCACTGCAGGCGAAAGATAATAAACCAcccatttagaaaaataaataaataaaacatagcaGTTTCGTAGATCATAACACTCGTATTAGATTAGCGTATCAGATAAGCTATATTCAAATAATGCTTCAAGAAACCCGGCAAATACCTAACGCACATCAAAAGTTTGGGCGAGACGCACACATTAACCACGCATGCATTGAGATATAAAGTCCTCAGTGATCTCACCTTCACTCGAAAGCTTCACTCTATAGCGTCAATCCCGAACGGTGCGATGAGATCTCATGTTGCACACAGATATTTGACGGGTTTCAATCGGGACATCTTGGAGACGCGCAGGTGCGGAGCTGAACTCAGAGGCGACCACTCCTGTCCTCGGCTCCGGTAGAATGGTGGTCTCATCGAAGGCATAAATGGCACTTCAGCCAGTCAAACAACTCAGCAAACAAATGCGACGGCGGAGAAACACTTTTCCGGCTTAGTGCTAGGTTTTGGTGAAACCTTATTTCCTCGGGGTGGATGTGACAGATGAGATGCCTTGGGAAGGTGGGATTATATTCAACATGTGGTGGATAGTCGTGGGTGTAaaatagtgatatatatatatatatatatatatatatatatatatatatatatatatatatatataacttcacgggaaaaaaaaatacattaagcaCAGGttgcttatatacatatatatataaaatactgtcAAAAGTGTCCAaagttattttaacttttttttatttattataaaatacacttttttgtttgtttgttttttttttcatttgaaaactgCACATTCAGAAATTGAAGAATGCTGTATGTTCTAAAAAAGCTGTCCtcaagctatttaaaaaaatacaaataaaatgttcacccccaaaaaataaataaataaataaaaaattcaccccaaaaaatgtatttctgtgacttGTCTCTGATTCGCACCTGCACATCTAAATTAGTGATTGAAAAGCAAGATACATTTTCTGTCACGGACCATTTAACCTAAAAGTGGCCAGTCATTAGTTCAGACAGGAAGGTCAAGGCGCTGATATGAAAGCCTAAATGCTGCTTGTCTGCATTAAAGAAAATTGAAGATGACTGCATAGACTACTGAATAATTCATGTGAACAAAATGAACTATAAACCACTTTCAGGGTGACCAAAAATCCGTTAAGCTTATCGCCATCATGTAAGTCAATCAAATAAGGCCATTatacacacactttcaaaatCCATAGATATCCTTCCTTCACAGAGGGGCCACATCCGTTGAATGTGTTTACCTTTTCATATTCCACACAGCCGTGCATCTTAAAATCTATCGTAAAGTTCAATAGCTTGCTGGCGCTGCAATTGACATGGACAGACAATCACATGACTGCAGCAGCCAGCAGGAGATGCAGCCTGTGTTTCCTTCAGTGCTGTCATACCTTTCAGTTATCTGAGAATTGATGACTGCCTCTCATGTGGCTCATCACTGTCTCTCACATCTGAGAAGAGTATTGGGTTTCATCTGTTCTGTCCAGCGCATATCTATCACATGGTAAGATATATGAAGAGAGATCACTATGAAGTGAGATGTTTCCACAGATTGTTTAACCCTTATATAAACAATAACACTTCAAAatctagtttttgtttttgtttttttcatatattttcttttattgtgaTCTTTATGCCTACTGGATAACTCATAATCAATACAATAGCCTTTAATTTtttaagacattaattgatggattggagttgtgtggattcAGTTTTACAATGCTacacttctccaaatctgttctgaaaaagaaacaaactcatctacgtctTGAATGTCCTGTCAATTGTCTTATTTGCCcagactgaaaaaaaatggtgcacaaaataattttgaagtagaaaaactatAATTTTCTTGCAAAAAGataaaactacaacaacaacaaaattacattGGAATTGGTAATATAaactaagaatatatatatatatatatatatatatatatatatatatatatatatatatatatatatatatatatatatatatatatatacacacacatacatacaatttaatttatttattcccaAAATGGAAAGAAGGCCATTCAAGTTCAGAATTAAACTATGTGGAGTAgatgatgacaaaattttaattcaGAACTATCCATTCAGCTTTCAAAATTCTCAGTGTCTTCAAATTCTAGTCAAAGCACATGACATTTAAACATAAACCTCTGCTAAAAATGACACGCACTGTAAAGAAAAATGGTCACATAACAGTGCATTTTTAAGACTGAAATAGTACATAAAGCCTTCTGGTGAAACGTATGTGACAAAGCCTTATTCACATGTGTTTTAAGCCTGAGACTTttcaacacatttaaaactgAGCACCATAATCATGAATTTTCATATTCAAGTTTACTGACATGGAAATATTCACAGCAGCAGATGATGTTCCTCTAAAACTGAtctcatcaaaacataaaaaacacaaaGCCTCCAAATCTACCGTAAACATAACCcaacaaaattaaaatttgtttttagCTGCCGTTCATTAAATCTAGTGCCTTTTAAGGACTGTGCGAGGGTAGATATCTCTCCATGAGAGACCTTCTGTCACTGTGGCTTATTTTAGTATGTTAATGAAAGCAAACCGGCCTGCTAATGATAATGATGACAAATTGTCACTTGGCCATGAAGATCCGCCCAGTGCCGTGGGATCTGGTCTTCTAAATTAGGATTTGTCAATAACATGCTGCCAATTTGTCTTCTCACAAATCAAAAATATTGGTTACTGTAACTGGCAGGCGGCAAATGATTTCTCCTGGTTTATTTACAGTATCATCATTAACATACCAGGGGGATGTATTGGATAAAATGATATGCCTTTGTGGATAAAACTCATTGAGGCTGTCTAGGAGACAGAGACACAGCTCTGATTTAATTTGCTCCTTACTGACTACACAGCTATTAATAGCAAGATTCAATTAGAtggaaatgcatttaatttttaaatatgggAAGATTTTTTTTGATCTACGGGTATTAAATGCAATACATAAAATCAAGTGTGGCTCTGAAAGCGTGTTAATGACACAGTGCTCCAATTAATCATGACATAACAACATGAGCTTgcataaatacaaagaaaatgaGTGTACTTATCACTCCTGGGGATTTCGAGGATTGGTAACTGCCTGCATCTGAACTGCATTCAATGATAATCCAAATCACAGTTAATAACACGATTAATGATGATTGGGTCAATAGGTAATTGAGCTTAAGCTTATACATACAACAACTAAGAAATCAGCTTTGAATGGACTCCGAGGCCACAAATGTCCACCTGATCAGGCCGTATAAAATTCCAATCAGTCATGACTTTGCATGGTGTCTATGTTAAGATTGAGAAAAAGTAATGCACCATTTAGGACCTAGCCTTCATGAAATGTGTTTAGGCAACTTTAATGTAAATTGCATATTGGTAAAAGCAGTGTTTATCACTATAAATAAATGAGCATGGACAGAATACACCTTAGGCTCTATGGCAGCAAATGGACTTCCAACAATGTCCTTATACTGACTCTCCATACTGGACTCCACACTCTCTCCATTCCTCTCACTAgggaaataactaaaaataaataacggCCACATCTCTATTTAACTTCTAAATACTGATCAGGAATAGAAAAGTTTTTGGAGAGCTTTTTCTGTTCACCTATCACATAGTCCACACGGATGCATATATGTCTAGAATTCTCCTCGGAGGGATACAAACTGATCTCCCCCTCGACTTTAGTGTCCTGCATCACATCCACAGCATCATCCAAATACAGAACAGCCTGTTTCCAGTGAGTCTCAGGCTTGAACGGAGACGTGGAGAGCACCAGGGCCTTCTCGTCAGCGGGGAAAGTCACCGAGAACCACACGCAAAAGGCGTGGATGGAGGACGAGCCGAAGCACCGGCAGCTGAATACGCCCCTCACATCTCTGAGCTGCTCCAGCGTGACCGTGTTCAAATCCAGCTCGGCAAACTTGCACGGATGGGAGAGCACATCCTCCACCGTCACCGGATTCACAGTGATGTCTTTGTTCATGATGCACTTCCTGGCAAAGTCGGTCATGCAGGACATGTCCACGCCGTACTGTGCTTTGACGGTGCTCCAGAAATTCAATCTGCCCTCCACCACCAGATCGTTTATGGGAGCTA is part of the Carassius gibelio isolate Cgi1373 ecotype wild population from Czech Republic chromosome B24, carGib1.2-hapl.c, whole genome shotgun sequence genome and encodes:
- the LOC128012876 gene encoding protein arginine N-methyltransferase 6-like, whose protein sequence is MANLWKMSQHGTKKRKLDRSTEDYVYFDSYSDVTIHEEMIADTVRTNTYRMGILKNSKSIEGKVVLDVGAGTGVLSLFCAQAGARKVYAVEASSIAEQAVRIVKLNQMEDTIEVIKAALETIELAEQVDVIVSEWMGYALLHESMLNSVIFARDKWLKPGGLILPSRADLYIAPINDLVVEGRLNFWSTVKAQYGVDMSCMTDFARKCIMNKDITVNPVTVEDVLSHPCKFAELDLNTVTLEQLRDVRGVFSCRCFGSSSIHAFCVWFSVTFPADEKALVLSTSPFKPETHWKQAVLYLDDAVDVMQDTKVEGEISLYPSEENSRHICIRVDYVIGEQKKLSKNFSIPDQYLEVK